Sequence from the Streptomyces sp. R33 genome:
AGGAATGGACGCTGAGCAGTTCCAGGGCGGAGTCGCCGTCGCCGGCGATGTCGGCGGCGATCGCCTCGAGCCGCAGGCCGTCACGGACGGCTTCGGCCAGGTAGGGCTCGTCCTCCACGATCAGTACGCGCATGTCTGAAGCCTAAGCAGCGGAACATATCGCCGACGTATGCAGAGACATGTGCAAAAGCGTGTGCACACCGGATATTCGACTCAGTCTGCAGGCGCCGGGGCGGGGTGGGGCCGGTCCGCCGGCGCTTGCGCCGCAGTAGGCCACCAGCGGCGCGACGCCAGTGCGGCCAGTACGGCGCCGGCGGCGTTGACCAGGACGTCGTCCACGGAGGACACCCGGTCCAGCTGCAGTACGTACTGTGCGGTTTCGACCAGGACCGAGCAGCCCGCCCCGAGCGCCAGGATCCGCGGCAGGGACGCCAGCGCCGCGAGCCGCATCGGGGCGAAGAACCCCAGCGACGCGAAGACCAGCAGGTTGCCGACGATCCCGAGCGATCCCATCGTGACCAGGTCCCGCAGCGGCACCAGGCTCACCCGGGCGGGGGCGATGCCGGGGGCGGCGCCCGGCATCATGGTCAGCCACAGGAACGGCACCGTCCCGTGGACCATGCCCACCTCGGCCAGCGACATCCGCCACGCCCAGGTGACGCCGGCGGCCCGCCGCCGGCGCGCCAGCGCCCACACCACGAGCACGGACAACGGCAGCGCGACCAACGTCATGAGCACCACACCGTTGAACGTGTCGTAGCAGCCGTGCCACCGCCCGGCCATGCACCGCGGAGCGGACATCATGAGCGGCCCCCGCACGACGAACACGGCGCTCGCCATCCCGGTGATGGCCAGGCTGAGGAGCAGGATCCTGCGCGTACGGCGGGGCCGGGCCGCCGTGGCTGCGTTGTGGTTCATGCCCCCATCGGAGACGGAGGGCCGTTGCGGTGGTGTATCCGATTTCCGATACGCCGGCGATACCCGGCCCCGTGCCGTATTCCCGGACCGGGACCGCCGGGCGAACCCGTGAGCCATCCACGAGGATTCGTGAGGAATGCACCTGGGTGGCGGTGCCGAATTCCCGTAACTTATTTCTCGTACCTGACAGCCAAACGGGAGGAACTTCCATGATCTCGACCGTCAAGACCAACGTCATCTGCGCCGTCGTTCACAACCGCGCCGTGGTCCACAACCGCGCGGTGGTGCACAACCGTGCGGTCGTCCACAACCGTTCGGTCGCCAAGTGACGCTGACCCTCTGAGGTCGCTCGACCACGGTCCCGGGTTTCCCCCGGGACCGTGGCACTTTGCACCAGGAGTCAGTTTCTATGGGGGCTGATATGTCGGCGGACGACACCGCTTTGGAAATCGTGGACGTTGAGATATACGATCTCGAGCAGGATTTGTGCTTTCTCGCCACCTCGAACGGTGGTCAGTTCTACATATCCGCTCCCACCTCCGAGTTTCGTGCATGGTTGGCACGCTGCGACGGAACCAGGTCCCGCAGCGAACTGCTGGCGGGAATGGCCTCCGAATACGCCGAGGTGGTCGACGTCCTGCAGCACGACGGCTGCCTGCGTCCGGCCGGAGCCGCCCTCGACTCCGAGCGGGCGGCGCGAGTGGCGGGCACCACGGTCCTCATCACCGGCGCGCCGGAGCTCACCGCCCCCCTCGTCCACGCGTTGAGCACCACCGGCTACGCACACGTCGGGCCCGCCCCGGAAGACCTGTCCGTCGTCGACGTCCGCGACACCGTGCTCGTCGCCGCCTTCTCCCACCCCGCCCACCGCGAACTGAGCCGCATCGACGAGCTGTGTGCCCGGTCCGGCCTGCGCTGGCTGCCACTGCGCCATGAACGCGGCCGGGCCGTCCTCGGACCTGCCATCACCCCCGGTACCACGGCGGACTTCGCGGACGTACTGGACCGCAGGCTCAGCGCGGCACACGACCCGCGGGTCGTGGAGGCCATGCGGACCGCGCCGCAGCCGGACGGCCACCGGCTCCGCGACGGCGACGTCCGCTGGACATCCGCACAGCTCGGCACCTACCTGGAGCGCTGGGTCACGGGCGAGGCCACCGTCGACGAGATCGAGCTCGATCCGCGCCGGCTCGACCGGATCGAGCGCACCATCCTGCCGGTTCCGACCCGGCCGCGGCCGGTGGTGCGCGGCAACCCCGAGGCGGACCTGCTCGTCGACGACCAGGTCGGTGTGGTGACCGGTGTCCAGGAGCTGGCCCCCTTGCCGGGCATGCCGGCGCAGCTGCGGGTGTGCGCGGTGGACGTCGCCGACATGCGGCGCGTCGCGGACTGGCCCAACGACCGGCAGGCGTTCGGCACGTCCTGGTCCGATTTCGACGCCGCCCGCCGCAGCGCCGTCGGCGAGGCGGTCGAACGCTACTGCGGCAGCCGACTGCCCGAGGAGCGGCTCCGGTACGGCAGCCACGCCCGCCTGCGCAGGGCCGGCGTGCCCGTGCTCGACCCGCGCCGGCTGCACCTGTACTCGCAACGGCAGTACCGCAGCGACGGCTTCCCCTTCGCGCCCCTGACCGTGGACGCGGAGTGCGCCTGGGTCGAGGGCCGCTCGTGGACGACCGGCGAGCCGGTGTGGGTGCCCGCCTTCCTGGTCGCCCACGGAGAGCACGACCCGGTTGCCTACTCCGATCCGCTGGTGGCCGGCGTGGCCTGCGGCGTCAGCGAGGAGCACGCCGTCACCTCGGGGCTCGAAGAGGTGATCGAGCGGGACACCACCATGCTGTGGTGGGCCAACGCCGCCCGCCTTCCCCGGCTGCCGATTCCCGACCGGATCCGCGAGCTGGTCGCCGACAGCCTGGACGCCTACGACATCAGCCTGATCCATCTGGACAACGAGTTCGACGTCCCGGTGCTCGCCGCGGTCGTACGCGACCGGGCCGCCGGATGGCTGGGCATCGGCTTCGCCACCCGGCCCGACCCGCAGGAGGCGGCGGAGAAGGCGCTCGCCGAGGGGTTCACCCTGCACCACACCTGCCGCTTCCTCGACGACGACAAGATGCTGGCGGACGGCCGGGCGGACCTGCCGCACCTGGGCAACCTCAAGCCGTACCGCGCCGACCGGCGCTATCTCGATTCCTACCGGCCGGACTTCAGCGACGTCCGGGACCTGCTGTGCCAGCAGCAGGTCCACCTCGATCCGCGGGCGGCGGAGCGGGTCGCACCCTGGGTACGGGACCTCCCCACCCGCCCCTGGGACGGACTGCCCGCGCTCAGGCAGCGGAGCCTCGAGGCGTACCGCGAACGGGTCGAGGCCCGCGGCTTCGAGGTGATCAGCGTCGACCTGACGACCTGTGACGCCGAAGCGGCCGGGTTCAGTGCCGCCCACACGATCGTGCCCGGCCTCGTGTCGAACTTCCCCGCCGGCATGCCCATGTGGGGCGACGGCAGGATCGGCCGCGCGGGCGTCCGGCTCGGCTGGCGGTCGCAACCACTGTCCGAGGACGAGTTCAACGTCTTCCCCCTGCCCCACGCGTGAGTGAGGGATACCCATGGCTGTCATCGACACCCTCGGCCTGCCGAACACCAAGGGCCGCAGGCCCCTGATCGTCGCCCAGGTCGTCGACGCCCTGGGCACAGGGCTCTTCCTCCCGTTCGCCGTCGTGTACTTCCACGCGGCCAAGGGCATCCCCCTTACCACGGTCGGTCTGATGCTGTCCGCCGGCGCGCTGCTCTCGCTGCCCGCGGGACCGCTGGGGGGTCGGCTCATCGACCGGCTCGGGCCGCGGCGCGTGCTGGTCTCGAGCAACCTGCTCCGTGTACTGACCTTCACCGCCTACGTGTTCATCGACACACCCTTGCAGCTGGTCGGGCTGGTCATGGTCACCATGTGGGGCGACAGCCTGTTCCGGCCCGCTGTCTCCGCGCTGGTGGCGCAGGTGGCCGACGACGGGCACCGGGCGCGCTGGTACGCGATGGACCGGTCCCTCCGCAACGCCGGGATCGGCGTCGGCGGACTGGTGGGCAGCACGCTCGTCGGCTGGGGCGGCACCTCGGGCTACACGGCCGTGGTCGTGCTGAATGCCGTGTCGTTCCTCGCCGCGGCCGGGCTGGTCGCGACCTGGCGTCCGTCCGCCGTGCCGCCACCCGCCGGCGCCGACCCGGTCCCGGCCGGGAAGGCTGCCGGGGAGCCGCGCGGCGGGTACCGGGAGGTACTCGCCGACCGGCCGTTCCTCGGCGTCCTGGCCACCGTCTGGGTGTTCGCGCTCTGCGACCTCGCGCTGACCGTGCTGCTGAGCGCCTACGTGATCGAGGGGCGCGGCTTGCCGGCGTGGCAGCCGGGGATGCTGTTCGCGATCAACACCGTCATGGTGGTGCTGGCCCAGACCGCACTGGCCAAGGCGGTCGAGCGGCACCGGCGGCCCAGAGTGCTCCAGGTGGCGGCCGTCCTGTGGATGGTGTCCTTCGTCCTGATCGCGTTGGTTCCCCGCGAGCACGTCGGACTGGCCTTCGGCGGCCTCGTACTGGGCATGGTCGTCTTCACGGTCGCGGAGCTGCTCCAGGCCCCGACGAGCAGCGCACTGATCGTGGGGATGGCTGCAGGGCACCTCCGCGGCCGGTACCTGGGCTTGGAGGAGCTGATGTGGAGCCTGGCCAAGGTGCTGGCGCCGACCGTGTTCACCTGGCTGCTGGCGCGGGGCGCGGGCCTGCCGTGGTTCGCGCTCTGCCTCTGTTGCCTCGCGGCGGTGGTGGTGCTGCAGCGGCTCCGGCGCGTGCTGCCCGCACGCGTCCAGCGGGAGACCGTCCGTGGCTGAGCGTGCGGCCGAGGTCCGTCGCCCGGAGGAGTTCCGCGACGTCTACCACCGGGTCTACCGCCAGCCGCCCTACCACGAGGACGAGGCGGCCGCCGACGGCTTCGCCCGAGAGCTGGCCGGCCACGCGGCACTGCCCGGTTTCTCCGTGACCACCGTCATGGAGGGCGGTGTGCTCGGGGGTTTCGCCTACGGCGTGCACCGCGAGGAGGGATGGTGGCATCCGCGCGCCGCCGCGCCCGCCCCGTCGTGGCTGCGCCGGCCGCTGTTCTACGTCTACGAGCTCGCGGTCGTAGGGGAGTTGCGCGGCCGCGGGCACGGGCGCGAGCTGCTGGACCTGCTACTGGCCGACCGCGCCGAGCCGTTCGCCGTGCTCGCCGCGTCGAGCAGGGCGTCGGCGCGCGAGATGTACCGGCGGTGGGGCTGGACGAAGGTCGGCGAACTCACGGGGCCACCGCACGGCGTGGACCTCCTCGCACTCCCTCTGACGCCGTTGCCGTGACCGGGGCGCCCCTCACCGTGTCCCGGTGAGGTGGCCGTTGACCAGCCGATGTCCCGGCGTCCAAGCCGGCGCCCCCGACCCGCAGGAGCGCGACGCGCTCCCCCGACCTGACACAGGCAATCGCTCGTTCGACGTCCGAAACGCGTTGCGTGCAAGGGTGTTCGGTATGCCCATGAATCCCGGGGCTCGCCCGCTCGGCACCCTGGACGGCATCACGCAAACATTTCGTACGCGCACGCTATCGCTGCATCGTCTCAATTGATCGGGGGATTCGAATGAGTGTCGATGTGATGGTCTACGATGATCTTTCCCTGTCCCGATGTGCGCTCACGGCACTGCTGGAACAGGATCCGGCGATCAGGGTCGTGGGATCGGTGGACAACAGGTATGCCGCGCTCGAGTTCGCCGAGCTGAATCGACCCGAGGTCGTGGTCATCAGTTTCGAAGGCCGGGACGAGGAAACGGTCGATATCGCCGAGAAGATCGCCATCCTTCCCAACGTCCGCACGCTGTTGGTCGCCACCGCATGCGTCCGCTCGGCCGTTCGCAGGGCCTTCGCCGGGGAGATCGGCGGAATGGTGCGGCGCAGTGTCCCGCCTCAGCGCCTTTTCGAGGCGATCCATCTGGTGCACGAGGGCGAGCGAGCCTTCGACGCCGAGCTCGCTGTCGCGGCCGTGGCCAACGGAGACTGCCCGCTGACCCCCCGGCAGCTGTCCGTACTCGAGCACCTCGACGGGGGTGACACGGTGGAGGAGATCGCCGCACGGCTGTCGCTGTCCGAAGGGACGGTGCGCAACTACATTTCATCCATCGTGGTGAAACTGGGTGCACGCAACCGCATTGACGCGTTGCGCATCGCCCGGAATCTGGAATGGATCTGATCCGAACAGGGTCGGATCCCGAACGCCCTTGCGGCACAAACGCAAACGCCGAACGTGGATGTCCGCACGACGGCACTGAAACTGCAACGCATCGCACAAGGACGGCTCGAATGCCCAACTCCACTCATCCCGGCGGCGGGCGGCTGCCCCGTCAGGTGGCCGACACCCATGTCGAGGGCCTCGTCGAACTCGACCCGATAGCCGGAACCTTCCTCGGCGTCGCCGAGAGTTCCGGCCGGCTCCCCGACTTCTCGCCGGAGGGCCAGGACGCGGTGACCCAGCTGGCCCGTACGACCCTGCGCCAGCTCGCTGCCGCAGAGGCCCTTCCCGGTGCGGACGACCTCGCCGAGCGTCGCTGCGCCCGGCTGCTGCGTGAGCGGCTCACCGCCGAACTCGCCGTGCACGAGGCAGGCGAGGGCCTGCGTACGGTCAGCAACCTCGACTCACCACTGCACCAGGTCCGCGACGTCCTCACGCTCACGCCCACGGACACGGACGAGGACTGGGCGGCGATCGCGCGACGGCTGCGCGCCGTCCCGGACGCCCTGGCGGGCTACCGCGCCTCTCTGAACACCGGTCTCGCACGCGGGCTGCCCGCAGGGCCACGGCAGGTATCGGCCGTCATCGGCCAGTTGACCGAGTGGATCGGTACCGAACGGAGCTGGTTCGCGGAATTCACCGACCCCGGCCCCGAGCGGCTGCGCGACGAACTCACCACGGCCGCCACCGTCGCCACCGGCGGCCTGGCGGAACTGCGCGACTGGTTCCGTGACACCTACGCCCCGGCCGTCGAAGGCGCACCCGATGTCGTCGGCCGAGAGCGCTACGTCCGTCTCGCCCGTCACCACAACGGCGCCGATCTCGACCTGGACGAGGCCTACGCGTACGGCTGGAGCGAGTTCCACCGGCTGCTCTCCGAGATGCGCGCCGAGGCCGAAAGGGTCTTGCCGGGCGCCGGTACCCCCTGGGAGGCGCTGGCTTGGTGCGACCGGCACGGCGAGGCCGTCGAGGGGGTCGAGGAGACCCGGCAGTGGCTCCAGTCGCTGATGGACGAAACGATCGACACGCTGGACGGCACCCACTTCGAACTGGCCGCGCGGGTACGCCGGGTCGAGTCGCGCATAGCCCCGCGAGGCAGTGCCGCAGCCCCCTACTACACCGAGCCGTCGCTGGACTTCTCCCGGCCCGGACGCACCTGGCTGCCGACGATGGGGGAGACCCGCTTCCCGGTCTACGACCTCGTCACCACCTGGTACCACGAGGGCGTACCCGGTCATCATCTCCAGCTGGCCCAGTGGGCGCACGTCGCCGACGACCTCTCCCGTTACCAGACCACCGTGGGCCTGGTCAACGCGAACGCCGAGGGCTGGGCGCTGTACGCCGAGCGCCTGATGGACGAGCTCGGCTTCCTCTCCAACGCCGAGCGTCGGCTGGGCTATCTGGACGCCCAGATGATGCGGGCCATTCGTGTGATCGTCGACATCGGGATGCACCTGGAGCTGGAGATCCCGAAGGACTCCCCCTTCCACCCGTGCGAGCGCTGGACGCCGGGGCTGGCTCAGGAGTTCCTCGCCCGCCACACCAGCCGCCCGGCCGACTACGTCGAGAGCGAGGTCATCCGCTATCTGGGCATGGCGGGCCAGGCCATCGGCTACAAGCTCGGCGAGCGTGTCTGGCTCATGGGCCGCGAGGCGGCCCGAGTGCGACACGGAGCGGACTTCGACCTCAAGGCCTGGCACATGGCCGCGCTGTCGCAGGGCTCGCTGGGCTTGGACGACCTGCTGAGCGAGATTTCAGCGCTCTGAGGGCTGGGCGGTCACGTGCACCGGCCGCCGCTCAGAGCCGGACGATGACGAGGGCGGTGTCGTCGGTGGCGCCCATGGCGGGGAGCAGGTCGAGGAGAAGCGCGTCGGCGAGCGGCTCGGGGTCGGTCCCGCGGTGGTGGGTGAGGGCGTCGGCGAGGCGGGCGAGGCCGGTGTCGATGTCCTCGCGGCGGCGTTCGATCAGGCCGTCGGTGTAGAGGACGAGGGTGTCGCCTTCGGCGAAGGCTGTGGTGGCCTGCGGACGGGCGACGTGGTCGGGGCGGGCACCGAGCGGGGGATCGGTGGCCTGGTCGAGGAATTCGACGGTGCCGTCGCTGCGGAGCAGGGCGGGCGGGGGATGGCCGGCGCTGCTGTACGTGATGGTGTGGGTGTCCCAGTCGATGCAGGTCTCGACGGCGGTGGTGTTCTCGGCGCCTTCGACGGAGCGCGCGTAGAGACCGAGGACTTCCAGGGCTTGGGCGGGACCGTCGGCGACACGGGAAGCGGCGCTGAGGGCGCTGCGGAGCAGGCCCATGACGCAGGCGGCGTGGAGGCCGTGGCCCACGACATCGCCGACGGCGACCCCGATGCGGTCACCGGGCAGGTCGACGAGGTCGTACCAGTCGCCGCAGACGTTGAGCGTTCCCGTGGCGGGCTGGTAGCGCACGGCGGCTCGGTGGTGGCCGACGGGGCCGGGGGCGGGCAGCATCGCGTCCTGCAGGGCGAGGGCGACCTCACGCTCGCGGGCGTGGGCCTCGCGGAGCCGTTCGTTGAGCTCCTGCAGCTCCCGGGCCCGGGTGTACAGCTCGGCCTCCAGCACCCCGGTGCGGCTGCCTCGCCCGCCGCGGGCCTTGATGAGCTCGGTGACCTCCTCGACGCGGTGAACCAGCACCACGACCCGGCCGTCCGGTCCGAGCACCGGCACGTTGACCGGGCTCCAGTACCGTTCCTCCCACTCACCCGGCCGTTCCACGGACTCCACGTCGTAGCGCTGCAGGGCCATCGTGTCCCGCTCGCCGGTGGTGAGCACCCGCTGGAGTGAGGCGCGCAGGTTCCGCGCGCCGTTGGCGGAGGGGTCGCCGGGATTGTCGGGGAAGACGTCGAACAGGTACCGGCCCACCAGCTGCTCGCGCGTCCGGCCCGACATCCGCAGGAACTCCTCGTTCACGTCCGCGTACACCAGTTCGGGAGTCAGCAGCGCGACCATGCCGGGCAGTGCCTGGAACACCGCCGCGTAGTCGATTCCCGCCTCCGCCATGGTCGGCCCGCCTCAGCGCTCGATGCCGTCTGTGATTCCCACGATAGAAGCCGGGTGATGAGAGTGGGGCAATCCGTTGGGCAGGACGTGGGCGGGCCGCCTGAGCGCCGGGCTCGCCCCTCGCTCGTGGTGCCGGTTGCAGTGGCGGCCCTTCAGGTGCGCCCCGGTGCCGGCACCGGGCCGGACGGAACCGCTGCCGCGCGGCGGGGGAGCAGCAGCGGGGTCGCCAGGAGGAGTACGCCGGCCAGGCCGATGGCCGTACGCGGGCCGAGCAGGGCACCCAGCACGCCCCACACGGCCGTCAGGAGCGCGGTCGTGGCCTTGGTCGTCACCGCCCAGGCGGCCAGCGTGCGGGTGACCCGGTCGGGCGCGGTGCGCTCGAGGCGGCAGGTGGCGTGGACGGGGTTGAAGACCCCGCAGCAGAAGATGAGCCCGAGTTCGACACCCATCACCAGCAGCAGCCCGCCCGTGCCCGGCCCCAGGAAGGCCAGGCCGATGGGCCAGAGCGCGCGCAGGGTCCCGGCCACGGCCAGGACCTGGTGCTGTCCGAACCGGGTGACGAGTGGTCGGGCCAGCCGTGAACCGAGCAGCCCGCCGATCGAGGGCGCGGCGAAGGCGAGGCCGTACTGCCACGGGGCGAACCCGAGCCGCCCGAGCATCAGGACGGCCAGCAGCGGCTGGGCGGCCATGACCAGGCCGTTGAACAAGACGGTGTTGAAGAACAACGGGCGCAGCGTCGCGTCGGCGAGGACGTACCGCCAGCCGTCGAGCAGGTCCCGGGCCCGGATGCGCGCGCCCGCCGCGCGCTCGGGATGCGGCTCGTGCCCGCCCGTCGCACGGATGCCCAGGGCCGAGAGCAGGTAGCTGACCGCGTCTGCCACCACGGTCGCCATCGGGCCGAGCAGTCCGATCGCCGCGCCGCCCAGCGGCGGTCCGATGATCGTGGTCGTCCAGGCCGTCGACTCGAACCGGGCGTTGGCGACGAGCAGGTCCTCGGCTGGCAGCAGCGATTTCAGGTACGCGCCGGAGGCGGCGCGGAAGGTGATGTCGGCCGCCGCGACGACGACCGACACCAGTAGAAGCTGGACGAAGGTGAGCACGCCGAGCGCGAACGCGAGGGGAAGCGTCAGCAGTGCCGCGCACCGCACCAGGTCCGTCGCGATCAGCACCGGCCGCTTGCGGCGGAACTCCACCCAAGGACCGAGCGGCACCGCCACGGCCGCGCCCACCGCAGCTCCCGCGGAGGAGAGCGCTGCGACCTCGGCCGGTCCGGCGTGCAGCACCTGGACGGCGATCAGTGGGAACGCGCCGAAGGCGAGCCACGTACCGAGCGCGCTGGTCCCGTACGCCCCCCAAAGCCACCCGAACGACCGTCCCGGCCGCTGTCCGCTCCTCATGTCCGATGCCCCTCGCCCGCACAACCAATACGCGACCGGAAGCATCGAAGCGCGAAACATCCCCGGGGATCAAACAACCACAGAGGCCATCAGCCACAACCGGTGGTTGTGCTCATAGGCTACGGGCATGGACCTCGACACCATCCGGACCTTCGTCGCCGCCGCCGATGCGGGGCAGTTCCGGGAGGCAGCCGCCGAGCTGGCGATCACCCAGCAGGCCGTCTCCAAACGCATCGCCACGCTGGAGCGCAACCTCGGCGTGCGCCTGTTCACCCGCACCCCGCGCGGCGCCGAGCTCACCATCGACGGGCAGGCGTTCCTGCCCCACGCCCGCGAACTGCTTCGTGTCGCCGAGCGCGCCGCCGCGTCCGTACGGACCGGCCACCGTCCACTGCGCGTCGACGTGATCGCCTCGCGCGTCGCACCGTCGGGCCTGATGCGCGGCTTCCACCGAGCGCACCCCGAGATCGACCTCGACGTGCTCATGCTGTTCGACATCCAGTCGGCCGTCGCCGCCATCCGGTCCGGTGAGATCGACGCCTCCTTCCGCGCCGTCGCCGCGCCCGGCCGGCCCCTTCCCGAGGACATCGAGTCCGTCCGGGTCCTCGACGAGCCGCTCCAGCTCCTCACCGGCCCCTCCCACGCGCTGGCGGGTGCCCGGTCGGTGCCCCTCGCTCGGCTCGCCGGGCACCGGATCTGGATGCCCGGCATCGTCCCCGGTACCGAGTGGGCCGCCTACTACGACGACCTCGTCGCCGAGTTCGGTCTCACCATCGAGGCGACCGGCCCCAACTTCGGCTCCGACGCGCTCCTCGACACCGTCGCCGACACGCCGGCCCTGGCCACGTTCATGGGCGAACACACCCGCCTCGTCTGGCCCGCCGACCACGGCCTGCGCCGCATTCCGGTGACCGATCCGACACCGGTCTACCCGCACTCGCTGCTGTGGCACCGAGACAACCCCCACCCGGCGCTGGCCACCCTCCGCGCCCACCTCGCCACCACGCCAACCGGCCACCACGCCGCGGCCGGCACCTGGGTCCCGAGCTGGGTGATGCCGCGCTGAACGTCCCGGGTCACCGCGACTCAGTCGCAGGCTGGTGAACGCGGCGAAGTGCCTCGCGGGGCCCTCGAAGGCCTGGCCGCCGCCGCCCTGCGGTAGAGCCCGGCGTCCGGGATTCCGGCAGATCCCAGCGCCACCGGCTGTACTGCCGGAACCGAGATCGCCCTCGTATCGTTGGCTGATGAGCGCACACGGTATTGACCGTCCAGCCGATCTCGACGTGGTCCGGGAGTCCTATGACCGGGTCGCCGACAACTACGCCGACATGGTCTTGACGACTGGAATCGGCGACATCCGTCGCCATCCATGGCTCAAGGCCTCGATCGACGCCTTCGCCGACACCGTGAGCGCGCTCGGGCCTGTCCTCGATGTCGGCTGTGGACCCGGAACGGTGACCGCCTACCTCGCCGAACGCGGACTCGACGTGTCCGGAGTCGATCTCTCACCCCGCATGATCGAGAACGCCCGCCGTCTGCATCCGCAATGCAGCTTCAGCGTGGCCTCCGCCACCGACCTCGACCTTGGAGAAGCCTCCCTCGGCGGCGTACTCGGGTGGTGGTCACTGTTCAACCTCCCGCGCGAGGTACTTCCTCAGGTCCTCGCCATGTTCGCGCGCGCCCTCAAGCCGGGCGGCCACTTCATCACCGCGACACACGTCGGCGACGAAGACCTGATGCGCACCGAGGCGTACGGAGGCGTGTCCGTTCGTTGGACGACGCACAAGTGGCGGCCGGAACAGCTCGTGGAACTGATAGAGCAGGCGGGATTGCTCCCGGTCGCCGAACTCCGGCTCCCTGCAGACGAGCACACCGGGCCGGGTGTGGTCGTGATGGCCAAGCGGCCCGTCTGAGGAGTGGGTTCCGGAACCGAGGACTTCGGCCAGGGGTGATCCGGCGGCGGCGCACCGTGCTGTCGGTGGCATGTCGGTGGCATGTCTGGCTGTCGGGCCGGTGTCGGCGGCGTGTCGGGCCGGTGTCGGTGGGGCCCGGCACATTTCCAGAGGTACGGCCGGGTGTCCATCCGGCCGTAGGTCTGGGAGGGGATTTCTCGTGCATGACGTAGTGATCGTGGGCGCCGGCCCGGTCGGTTTGTTCCTCGCCTGCGAGCTTGGCCTCGCGGGCTGCTCGGTCCTGGTGCTCGAGCGGGAGCCGGAGCCCGGCTCCCCGTTGAAGGCGGAACCGCTCGGGATGCGCGGCCTGTCCGCCGCTTCGATCGAGGCGTTCTACCGCCGCGGGATGCTGCACCCGCTGCTGACGGCGTCGGGCGTCTCCGTGAACCCCGACGCGGACGAGGCGTCGCCCCCTCGATTCGTCGGCCACTTCGCCGGCATGATGCTCGATCCGGCCAAAGTCGACGTCGCTGCCCTGCCGTTCCGACTTCCCAGCCCGGCACCGGACGTCCTGATGACGTACCTCGAAGCGGTCGAGGCGGTACTGGCCGAGCAGGCTGCCAAGCTGGGCGTGGACGTCCTGCGCGGCGTCACGGTATCGGCCATCGCCCAGAACGACGAGGGGGTGGTCGCGCAAGCCGGGGCGGACTCGTACGCGGCGCGCTGGCTCGTCGGCTGCGACGGCGGACGCAGTACGGTGCGCAGGCTCGCGGGCTTCGACTTCGTCGGCACCGAGCCGCAGTTCACCGGCTACACCATGCAGGCGACCATCGCCGAGCCCGAGCAGCTGCGGCCCGGGTTCAACCTGACGCCGACGGGCATGTACATCCGAATGCCCTCGGAAGGGCACATCGGCATGATGGACTTCGACGGCGGCGCGTTCGATCGCTCGCAGCAGCCGACTCGCGACCATCTCCAGGCGGTTCTGCGCCGGGTGTCCGGCACCGACGTGACGGTGAGCGACGTCCGTCTCGCCTCGAGCTTCACCGACCGGGCGATGCAGACGACGACGTACCGGCAGGGACGCGTCCTGCTCGCCGGCGACGCCGCCCACATCCACTCGCCCCTGGGCGGGCAGGGACTCAACACCGGCATCGGCGACGCCGTGAACCTGGGCTGGAAGCTCGCGGCGACCGTGCACGGGCACGCGCCGGAGGGGCTCCTCGACACGTACACCGGCGAGCGCCATCCGATCGGTGCAGCGGTGCTCGACTGGTCGCGCGCCCAGGTGGCGGCCATGCGGCCGGGCCCGCACGGCCAGGCGATC
This genomic interval carries:
- a CDS encoding VanZ family protein gives rise to the protein MNHNAATAARPRRTRRILLLSLAITGMASAVFVVRGPLMMSAPRCMAGRWHGCYDTFNGVVLMTLVALPLSVLVVWALARRRRAAGVTWAWRMSLAEVGMVHGTVPFLWLTMMPGAAPGIAPARVSLVPLRDLVTMGSLGIVGNLLVFASLGFFAPMRLAALASLPRILALGAGCSVLVETAQYVLQLDRVSSVDDVLVNAAGAVLAALASRRWWPTAAQAPADRPHPAPAPAD
- a CDS encoding YcaO-like family protein, coding for MASEYAEVVDVLQHDGCLRPAGAALDSERAARVAGTTVLITGAPELTAPLVHALSTTGYAHVGPAPEDLSVVDVRDTVLVAAFSHPAHRELSRIDELCARSGLRWLPLRHERGRAVLGPAITPGTTADFADVLDRRLSAAHDPRVVEAMRTAPQPDGHRLRDGDVRWTSAQLGTYLERWVTGEATVDEIELDPRRLDRIERTILPVPTRPRPVVRGNPEADLLVDDQVGVVTGVQELAPLPGMPAQLRVCAVDVADMRRVADWPNDRQAFGTSWSDFDAARRSAVGEAVERYCGSRLPEERLRYGSHARLRRAGVPVLDPRRLHLYSQRQYRSDGFPFAPLTVDAECAWVEGRSWTTGEPVWVPAFLVAHGEHDPVAYSDPLVAGVACGVSEEHAVTSGLEEVIERDTTMLWWANAARLPRLPIPDRIRELVADSLDAYDISLIHLDNEFDVPVLAAVVRDRAAGWLGIGFATRPDPQEAAEKALAEGFTLHHTCRFLDDDKMLADGRADLPHLGNLKPYRADRRYLDSYRPDFSDVRDLLCQQQVHLDPRAAERVAPWVRDLPTRPWDGLPALRQRSLEAYRERVEARGFEVISVDLTTCDAEAAGFSAAHTIVPGLVSNFPAGMPMWGDGRIGRAGVRLGWRSQPLSEDEFNVFPLPHA
- a CDS encoding MDR family MFS transporter; protein product: MAVIDTLGLPNTKGRRPLIVAQVVDALGTGLFLPFAVVYFHAAKGIPLTTVGLMLSAGALLSLPAGPLGGRLIDRLGPRRVLVSSNLLRVLTFTAYVFIDTPLQLVGLVMVTMWGDSLFRPAVSALVAQVADDGHRARWYAMDRSLRNAGIGVGGLVGSTLVGWGGTSGYTAVVVLNAVSFLAAAGLVATWRPSAVPPPAGADPVPAGKAAGEPRGGYREVLADRPFLGVLATVWVFALCDLALTVLLSAYVIEGRGLPAWQPGMLFAINTVMVVLAQTALAKAVERHRRPRVLQVAAVLWMVSFVLIALVPREHVGLAFGGLVLGMVVFTVAELLQAPTSSALIVGMAAGHLRGRYLGLEELMWSLAKVLAPTVFTWLLARGAGLPWFALCLCCLAAVVVLQRLRRVLPARVQRETVRG
- a CDS encoding GNAT family N-acetyltransferase, yielding MAERAAEVRRPEEFRDVYHRVYRQPPYHEDEAAADGFARELAGHAALPGFSVTTVMEGGVLGGFAYGVHREEGWWHPRAAAPAPSWLRRPLFYVYELAVVGELRGRGHGRELLDLLLADRAEPFAVLAASSRASAREMYRRWGWTKVGELTGPPHGVDLLALPLTPLP
- a CDS encoding response regulator transcription factor yields the protein MSVDVMVYDDLSLSRCALTALLEQDPAIRVVGSVDNRYAALEFAELNRPEVVVISFEGRDEETVDIAEKIAILPNVRTLLVATACVRSAVRRAFAGEIGGMVRRSVPPQRLFEAIHLVHEGERAFDAELAVAAVANGDCPLTPRQLSVLEHLDGGDTVEEIAARLSLSEGTVRNYISSIVVKLGARNRIDALRIARNLEWI